The Methanothermobacter sp. genomic sequence GCAGAGGGCCTCTATGTAATGTCTGTAACTTGTGCTTATGATGTAGGATGGCATGAGCTGCATGGCAAGCTCGAGGGTCTCCTCTGCCCCGGGTACAAGTTTTAGGGTTTCCTCTGAGAACTCAATGAGCTTCTCATCGGTGACACCGTAGGCCACCAGGAAGGGTACTATGAGTTTCAGGGTGTCCCCGGCATTGTAACCGGGCCTCTTTATCTCATCTGCGAGTATGTCATCAAATTCGCTGACCTTCCTGAAGAACCTGTCACCTTCGGGCATGAAGTGGGCCGCGGCTTCAAAAGCGTTGTCGTTCAGTGAAACCGGGCCCTCGCAGTCTGTCACAAAGACCCTATTCAACGTTATCATCCTCCAAGTTAAGTTTCACTGCAGTGACAGGGCATATGTCCTGGCATTCACCGCAGAGTATGCAGGTGTCATCATCAACCTCCACTTCACCATCCAGTGCCATGGCATCAACGGGGCAGTGGTTGACGCAGACGCCGCACCTCTGGCAGATGACATGATCCACCTCCACTGAACCGCTTCTTGGTCCCCTTAGGATTCTGCGCTCAAGGTATATCCTGCCATCGGATGCCCTGAAGCCCTCCTCTGTTATTTCAATGGCGTCAACAGGACAGACCCCACTGCAGCGACCGCAGAAGACGCATCCATCCTTTATCTCAACAGGGGCTGGTGTTACAGGTTCTATAACTCCAACCGGGCACTCATCGATACATAGTCCGCACCCGATGCACCTATCCTCAAGTACCCTTATACTTCTCTTTGGCTTTGTGAAGTCCACTATATGGTTGAGTTCAAGGATTTCAAGGTCCGAGTCGACGAGTTCCTCTATTCCGTCCCTTATCTCATCTGTGACATCCACCCTGAATTGGGGTTCATCCCTGGTGAACCTCCGCTTCACGCTCCTCAGAACCGAGTCTATCCTGCCAAGGTTCCTTACGAGTTTCTCTGATTCCCTCTCAAGGATTTCCCCTGCTATCTCCATGTTATTGAGTTTTGAGAAGTTCTCGTAGGCCCTCTTTCTGGATGAGTACTTTATGGCTGCTGATGGGCAGACATCCATGCACTCCTCGCACCTTGCACAGTATGATGGGTCTATGTAGGGGAGCCTGTTGATCTTACCCACCTTTATGGCGCCCCTGGATGGGCAGACCCTGGTGCAGGTCATGCAGCCTATGCAGTCCCTCTGGTTAACCACAACGGCCTTTCCACCCACCACGGATCGTGGCAGGATTTCACCGTATTTTATGGCCTCTGTGGGGCATGCCCTTGCACAGTAGCCGCACCTGACACATTTATCCTCATCTATCTCACTGTGAACACCGGTCTCCCCTGATGATGCAAGGTGTATTGCCCCTGTCCTGCAGGCAGATACACAGGCACCGCAGCCACGGCAGATCCTGGGGTTTATAACAGGGACGTTCTCCCTTATGGGCTCCCCAAGGATTGTCTTCATCTTTATGGCGTCGTAGGGGCAGGCCTCCCTGCAGAGGACGCAGCCGAAGCAGCGGTCATCGATTTCAACCTCCCCTGTTTCCGGGTCCATGTGCACGGCATCCACAGGGCATGCATTCAGGCAGGGTTTATCAGGGCAACTCCTGCATTTCTCATGGTCGATTTCATAGTCAACGTCAACTTCCCTGAGGGGCTTTACGGGTTTTGCTGCAGCTGGAATGTTATCATCTCCTCATCACTTTACAGGAAGCGCCGCAACTTATTATGATCCTAATGTTATCATCTCCTCATCACTTTACAGGAAGCGCCGCCGGTTTTATTGTGATCTTTATTACCTCCTCACCGTTGGACTCGTCAATGAGGAACCTTGCAACGTAGTAGCCGGCAACACCGAATGGGCAGGTCTGGTAGCATGTGCTGCACCTGACGCACTTTTCAGGGTCCCTCACAACCCCCTCATCCTCCGAGTAGGTTATGGCACCTGATGGGCACTCATCGACGCATAATCTGCACTGAACGCACTTCTCGGGGCTCCAGGTTATTATCCTCATCTTGAGGCGATCCGTTATCATCTCGAGGATGTCCCTGGTGATCTCCTCATCGGGTAGAATCTCAAGGGCCCTTTCAAGGAGGGGTCTGAGTGGGTAGTTCATCCTGTAGACCTCACCGGCCCCGAGTTTCTTTATATCATCACTGCGCTCCTCGATGGCCGCCTCCAGTTCATTGACAGCCAGGTTTATAACCATCTTCTGCTCCTCAACGTATGCCACGTGTATCCTCTTGAGGGCACCCTTGACGGGACACTTCTCGAGGCAGTCACCGCATGCTATGCACCTGCTCTGGTCAATTTCGACCCTGCCGTCCTCCTCAACGATGGCGTCAACCGGGCAGGCCTTCAGGCATTTCTTGCAGCGTATGCAGAGGTAATCGTCTATCACGTAGAGCTTCTCGGAGGGTACGATTGTGAACTCTTCCCTTATGAGGTGATTTTCACCGCATTCTATGGTCTTGGGGTCGGTTGGGCAGACCTCGGCGCAGAATCCGCACCTGATACATGCCCCCCTCACTATTACAGGGTAGGTGAGGCCCTCCTCCTCAGAGGTATCAGTATCACGGACCAGTTTTATGGCGCCAGGGGCAGGGCATGCTGTGGTGCAGGCCCCGCAGCCTATACAGTACTCCTTATGTACTGTGGGGAAATCCCTGAACCTTTCAGGTTTTTCAAGGATCTCATGTTCTGTATGTGCATTTGCAAATTTCTCTACCCATGATTTGCGGGCAAACTCGTAGAGGTACCATATTACAGAGGACATAGGACATCAACATGATCAATTTTTTAGAGGAGTATCTCCCTCTTTCCCCCATCTTCGTCCAGGACCACGGCCCTCTCTGCACATGCTATGCATGGGTCTGCGCTGGCATAGGTTGCAACGGCATCTGCAACGGTTGCAACGTCCCGTAGCATGTACTTTGCACAGGCATCGATGTTCATGATGCTCGGGGTCCTTATGGAGATGTTCTTTATGAGGTTGCCGTTGGTCTCAATCATGTAGGCCACCTCGCCACGGGGTGCCTCGTTTCTCCACTCCCCGTAGCCGGCCTTCACATCCACCTTCCTCCTCACAGGGCCGGAGGGGATATTGTCTATCACCTGCTTTATGAGGTCAATTGAGACCCTTATCTCATCGAAGCGGTTCATGACCCTTGCAAAGTTGTCCCCCTCATCCCTCCAGATTGTCCTGAAGTCCAGGTGGTCCCGGTAGGTGGGGTGGTCCTCCCTGAAGTCATACCTTATACCTGAGGCCCTTCCTATGGGTCCCACTGCACGGGCCTTCTCTGCCTCCTCCTGGCTCATGTAACCCACATCCCTTGACCTGAGCCCTATGAGTGGCCCGTGTTCGAACATTTCAACGTAACGGTCGAATTCCCTTTCAAGGTCCACTATGATCTCCCTTATCCTTGAGAGGTGATCCTCTGAGGCGTCCATCCTCACACCCCCCACAACGTTCCAGCCCATGTTGACACGGTTACCTGTGAGTAACTCGATGGCATCCATTACAGGCTCCCTCAGGGCCAGCATGTACATGAACATGGTCTCATGGTCAAGGGCCTTGAAGTAGGTTGAATTTGCGATGAGGTGACTCTGTATCCTGTCAAGTTCATTCGTCAGGGCGCGGAGGAACTGGGCCCTTGGAGGGGCCTCCACCTCAGAGATGGCCTCGAAAGCCTCTGCAAAGGTCTGTGTGTGTATATATGAGCATATCCCGCAGACCCGCTCGGAGAGGTATATGGCCTTCTGCCAGGTCTTGTTCCTCATGACCCTCTCTATTCCCCTGTGAACGTATCCGTACTCTATCTCGGCCTTAAGAACCTTCTCACCCCTTGTCTTCACCTTGAGCCTTATTGGCTCCTTGTAGCCGGGGTGCATTGGTCCAAGTGGCAGTATCATCTCTTCCTCCCCCTCTCTGCTATTGCATCCGGTGCCACCGATAGTATGGCCTCAAGTATCTCAGATGGTCTTGGAGGGCAACCAGGAACCTCGGCGTCCACCGGTATGAAGTCAGAGACCGGCGCATAGACGCTCCCGCCCTCCTGGTTGAATACGTCCCCTGAGATGGGGCAGTTGCCCAGGGCCACCACTATCTTTGGCTCAGGTGCCTTGCTGTATATCCTCTGAAGCTTCTCCCTCCACTGCTCTGTAACGGCACCGGTCACCAGTATCACATCAGCCTCCCTGGGGTTCTGGTGGACGTATATACCGTACTGTTCAAGGTCATATCTGGGTGAGAGGAGTGCAAGGACCTCTATGTCGCAGCCATTGCACCCCCCTGTGTTCACAAGACACACATGGATTGATGTTTTCCTCAGAATACTTTTAAGGGCATCCAACATTTCTTTACCTCTACATCTACTCTTTTATGATCACGTTAATCTTAAGGGCATCCATCACTTCTTTACCTCTACATCTACTCTTTTATGATCACGTTAATCTTAAGGGCATCCAGCACTTCTTTACCTCTACATCTACTCTTTTATGATCACGTTAATCTTAAGGGCATCCAGCACTTCTTTACCTCTACATCTACTCTTTTATGATCACGTTAATCTTAAGGGCATCCAGCACTTCTAACTCTTCTATGATCACATTAATCATTAAGGGCATCCAGCACTTCTAACTCTTCTATGATCACATTAATCATTAAGGGCATCCAGCACTTCTAACTCTTCTATGATCATGTTAATCTTCAGCTCGGAGTATCTCATGGAGCCTCCTCTTCCCCTCGGCAAGGGCCTCCTGGTATTCGGTTCCCGCAAGGATCATCTCGGTTATCTCATCCTTGAGTGTTTCCGCATCTTCAGCATCCACGATCTCCATAACATCCACGAGCCAGCAGAGCTGGAGGTCACTGTGCAGCCTCTCCTTTATGCACCTTGGCCTTGCAGACTCGAATCTGGGGTGGAGGGCCTCAAGGCTGGACATGTCCAGTTTATCCATGAGTATCTCCTGGAACTCCTCCAGGTCAATTTCAAGTTCCCTGGAGAGTGGTTTCACAACATCCTCCTGCCACCGGTAACTTTCAATTATCCTCCTCTTCATGATCCTCATGAGTTCTCCTTCATCCATAACTACCACCCCGGGGTCCCGGCCAGGAGCCATATTATGAATGCCGCCGCAGCCCCAGTGACCGTCTCGTATCTGCCATACCCTGGCCTCATACCGGCAACCAGGGCCACCATGAAGAACCCCGCTGTCCTTAAAATGGGGGTGAAGGGTGTCAGGGCCGCATTAACAAGCACAGCCCACCCCATGAGGGCCACTATAAGTGCCAGTGGGTCTATTTTTTCCTTCACAAATGGCTCCCTGTACTTCCTGTAACTTAAGAGTAAACCGATCACCGAGCCAGCGATAAAGGAAACCGTGTATACCAGGTACATTTCATACAATGTTATCACCAGTGAATTTGATTATACCGGCCTGTAGAGGACCAGGAATGAAATTATGAAGAGTGCCAGTACCGCGAAGAACGCGACCCTTTCAAGTTCCTCTGAGAGTTCAGAGAACCTTTCACTGCCAGACATGAGCAGGAGAACCATGAATATTGCTGCAAGAACTGTGACAGGTATTACAGATATCCTCTGTATGATGGCTGCAAGCAGGCTCACGATTATTACTCCACCTGCAACAAGTGCCGTGAGTACCGTTAGACCTTTCTCCATTAAATCCCCTCTCTAAATTACTATCACATTACAAGCATAAGAATGATGGACCCTGCTATACCTACAAATGCCAGGATTACCTGTATGGCCACAGAGTGGTTGGGGTTCAGCATGGGTGTTGTTGCGTTTATGAATGCCGTCACCGCCGTGATTATCACCATTCCCAGGATATAGAGCGGCAGGCTGAGTCCCCCCACGAATACAGTGAGGAATATCCAGAGGAGCATGTACCATGCTATGGACTCTGAGATCATCAGGTAGCCCCTGAGGACCCCGAAGTGCTCTGTCTCATACCCTGATATTATGTCCTTACCCTTGGTTATGGAGAACGGTGAGTAGGGTGCCTTTGAGAGTATGAGGACAAAGAACATCATGGCCGCCAGTGGGAGCTTGAGTATGAGTGGCCCGTGGATGCTCTGGTAGCCTATGATGTCCGATATTATCATCGTCCTGGTCTCCAGGTATATGATGGCGAGCACCGCAAAGAGTGGGAGTTCGGCTGCAGCAGAGAACACGGCACGGACACAGCTGAGCTTACCGTACGGTGAACCTGATGATGATCCTGCATTGTGCTCAACGATCTTGTGGAGGGCGTATATCCCGAAGAAGAGCAGGAGTGACCCCTCAAGTACGGGTCCCACGATAACCGCGCTCACCCATATACCGCAGAGTGTCGCCGCTATCGCCACATAGAATGGCATTGCAGCCGTCCTGGGGAACGATGACTCCTTTATGTAGAACTTGAGGGTGTGGAGGAGGTGCTGTATAACAGGGGGGCCTGGCCTCCTCTGTATCCTCGCCATCACCTTCCTCTGGAACCCCAGAAGCAGGCTCCCCACCAGAAATGCTATTGTAACGTTAACTATGATGTTTCCCATCAGATTCATTTCATCACCGCAACGTATGGTTCCATGATCATCAGTACCCTATGAATGGTTCGTTGACCCTCTCATCGGCCTCGTCCTTCTCTGGCCTGGCCATGGAGAGTATCCCCACCGAGAGTATGAAGACAGGGATGAGGAATATGGCCACACCATAAACCACCCATGCCGGTGGGTTGAATATGAGGGCATAGATTATCCCGGCTCCTGAGAGTATGAGTGCAGTAAGGCTTCCTGCTTTAAGTTTATTCATGATCTCACCTTCAGAGTGCAACTATCAGTAAAACCTCAATTGCCCTCACAATCACGAGGAGGGAGCTGAGGTGTATTATGAGTATGAATGGCGAACCCGGTGTTCTGAACATCTCCGCCTTGGTTGCATAGAAGGGTGCAACACCGGTCTCGCCGATAACCCCCATGAGAAGGAGGAGGGCTGCGAAGCCTATCATCTGGTTTCCCCCGATGTGGGATAGTTCAAGTAGGCTCAGTGTACCTGATGAGCCAAGCACCATGGCCGCGCCCCCGAAGAGGGGGAGTGAGGCCATCATTGCTATGAGGCCATACTGGAATGCCGCGTCAAGCACATCCACCTGTCTCACCGCTGAGACTATACCGATGTTCACTATCCCTATGAGTGCCACGAAGAGTGTGAAGTTGAATAGGTCACCTGTAACCATCGCACCTGCGGTTGCAAGTCCGCAGACGATTGCAAGGAACCTCCTGATCCTGAACTCGGCGGTGTCAACCTCAACCCTCCGGTTACCCAGTGTCCCGAACTCTGCCTCAACCTGGGTCTCTGTCCGGCTTATTGCTATGAGGAATGTGAATATGAGGACAGATGCGAACATGAAGAGGTTGAATGGTGTGAGGTAGAGCACTATGTCCCCGAAGGGTATCTGGCCCAGCAGCTCACCGCCAAGGGAGGCTATATCCATCATTCATCACCCCCTGCTTCCATCATCTCCTCCCTTGCAAGGACCCCGATGAGGCCCATCTTGCTCGCCACCTTGATCAGTATACCGCAACCTGAGAGGAATAGTGCGGGGAGCCAGAGCTGTGGTGCTGTGAAGAATATTATGAAACCTGCAAGCCAGAGGCACCAGGTTATACCTGAGACACCCGCTATCCCATTCCACTCAGCCACCGGCAGGCCACGGGCCTTCCTGGTTGCAGCGTAGAACAGGACACCTGCACCTGCAACCGCACCCCCAGTGAAACCTGTGAGGAACACGCCGTAGGCTATGAGTACAAGGGCCAGGAAGTTGGGGGCTGTCCTGAAGACCTCAAGTTCCATTGGCACGCGTTCAATCTCCTCCACCTCACCTCGAATCCTCATCTCCCTTGAGATGAGTATCTCTGATATGGCCATTATCTCTGCCAGTTCAACCACGAGCCCGGGGAGTATGAGGGCCTCTGCAAGGTCGGTTCCAACCGCTGCAACGATGACGAGCATTGCTATTCCCACTATATCGGTGATTATGAGTGCGCTGAGGTCGTTCTTCTGGAATGATATCCCGAGGAGGGCTATGAACCCTGCTATGAGTCCCGTGTAGACCGCCGGCACGAAGAGTGAAACTGTGAATTCCGGCACCATCATGGTTTACGCCTCCTCACAGTGAAGTTAAGGGCGACCCATGATGCTATGGTGAATGCCATCATGAGTATGCTTGACTCAAGTACCGTATCAAGGCCCCTTGTGTAGTAGAGTATCTCATCTATGAGGCCCCCTGGGGATGAGTATATTGAGGTCCCGAAGTAGTGGGTCAGGCCCTTGATGGCTATCGCTATCGGTGACAGGTAAGCCGTGATCTTACCCAGGTTAACCTCAAACTGGGGGTACTGGGACTTCACGTTGCCGGGTTCCTTGAGTGGAACCCCGCCGCGGTCGTAGGGTGCCAGGGGGTCCTTGCTGTTAATCTGCTCCTGTGGAAGTGGTCTCGGGTAGAGCTGGTTCTCATTCAGTGTTAATGGCACCAAAAAACCCACAAGGAGCACGAGTCCAAGTGAGAATGCAAATAGGCGGGGTATCCTCTTGGGGTTTGCCAGTTCGTTGAGGATTCTTCCAAGGCTCATCCTTCCACCCCCATCTCCTCGAGCCTTATAACGGCCCTGAGGAGTATCAGTGTCATGATTGTTGTGGCCGCGATGAAGGTGAGGAGTGCCAGTGTGTGGTTGTAGGTGAGGAATATGAGTGAAACACCAACCGCCGGTATCTCGGTGTTCAGTATCCTGACTATTGGGTCCCTTACACCGGGGCCTCCGACGGTTGCAATGGAGCCTATTATTACAAGTGCGGCCCCTGCATAGAACCATATCTGGGTTTCAAGCAAGTTTCCCACCTCTCACATCCAGTAAGTGAATATCAGACAAGATCCTCACCCCTCGCTACCCTCACATCGGAGTAAACATGAACATCAGACAAGATCCTCACCCCTCGCTACCCTCACATCGGAGTAAACATGAACATCAGACAAGATCCTCACCCCTCGCTACCCTCACATCATTGATTCTCATAACAGCCATAAGCAGTATCACAGTTGATATGGGGTCGAACAGGGCCGCTGCCGTGGCCACATCAAGGTATCTGGCCGCCGCGAGGACCATCACAAAGCCCCCCTGAAGCAGAGAGAACATTATTACCTTATCAAGGGGCCTTGGAAGGAGTATGATACCTGCGGCACCTGTGAATATCACGAAAATTCCTGTATTTGTAAGGTTAATGAGGTCAAGCGGATTCATAACCATCACCAGCAAAATCTTCACCTAATCCCTTAATGAGGTCAAACGGATTAATAACCATCACCAGCCAGATCTTCATCTAATCCTCGATTAATATTTCATCCCCTACACGGTCAAGGGTGTGTGCAATGGCATTGGATGTTATGGTTGATGCCACGAAGTAGACAGCTGCAAGGATAGCTCCGAATGCCGTTCCAATGTAGAGTGCAATCATTGCAGATATCCCGAAACCCATTGCATTGAGGTAAAGCAACCTTTCTGCCCTGTCCTGTGCTAGAAG encodes the following:
- a CDS encoding 4Fe-4S dicluster domain-containing protein, with amino-acid sequence MPAAAKPVKPLREVDVDYEIDHEKCRSCPDKPCLNACPVDAVHMDPETGEVEIDDRCFGCVLCREACPYDAIKMKTILGEPIRENVPVINPRICRGCGACVSACRTGAIHLASSGETGVHSEIDEDKCVRCGYCARACPTEAIKYGEILPRSVVGGKAVVVNQRDCIGCMTCTRVCPSRGAIKVGKINRLPYIDPSYCARCEECMDVCPSAAIKYSSRKRAYENFSKLNNMEIAGEILERESEKLVRNLGRIDSVLRSVKRRFTRDEPQFRVDVTDEIRDGIEELVDSDLEILELNHIVDFTKPKRSIRVLEDRCIGCGLCIDECPVGVIEPVTPAPVEIKDGCVFCGRCSGVCPVDAIEITEEGFRASDGRIYLERRILRGPRSGSVEVDHVICQRCGVCVNHCPVDAMALDGEVEVDDDTCILCGECQDICPVTAVKLNLEDDNVE
- a CDS encoding 4Fe-4S binding protein; this translates as MSSVIWYLYEFARKSWVEKFANAHTEHEILEKPERFRDFPTVHKEYCIGCGACTTACPAPGAIKLVRDTDTSEEEGLTYPVIVRGACIRCGFCAEVCPTDPKTIECGENHLIREEFTIVPSEKLYVIDDYLCIRCKKCLKACPVDAIVEEDGRVEIDQSRCIACGDCLEKCPVKGALKRIHVAYVEEQKMVINLAVNELEAAIEERSDDIKKLGAGEVYRMNYPLRPLLERALEILPDEEITRDILEMITDRLKMRIITWSPEKCVQCRLCVDECPSGAITYSEDEGVVRDPEKCVRCSTCYQTCPFGVAGYYVARFLIDESNGEEVIKITIKPAALPVK
- a CDS encoding nickel-dependent hydrogenase large subunit, whose translation is MILPLGPMHPGYKEPIRLKVKTRGEKVLKAEIEYGYVHRGIERVMRNKTWQKAIYLSERVCGICSYIHTQTFAEAFEAISEVEAPPRAQFLRALTNELDRIQSHLIANSTYFKALDHETMFMYMLALREPVMDAIELLTGNRVNMGWNVVGGVRMDASEDHLSRIREIIVDLEREFDRYVEMFEHGPLIGLRSRDVGYMSQEEAEKARAVGPIGRASGIRYDFREDHPTYRDHLDFRTIWRDEGDNFARVMNRFDEIRVSIDLIKQVIDNIPSGPVRRKVDVKAGYGEWRNEAPRGEVAYMIETNGNLIKNISIRTPSIMNIDACAKYMLRDVATVADAVATYASADPCIACAERAVVLDEDGGKREILL
- a CDS encoding NADH-quinone oxidoreductase subunit B family protein: MLDALKSILRKTSIHVCLVNTGGCNGCDIEVLALLSPRYDLEQYGIYVHQNPREADVILVTGAVTEQWREKLQRIYSKAPEPKIVVALGNCPISGDVFNQEGGSVYAPVSDFIPVDAEVPGCPPRPSEILEAILSVAPDAIAERGRKR
- a CDS encoding DUF1959 domain-containing protein; this encodes MDEGELMRIMKRRIIESYRWQEDVVKPLSRELEIDLEEFQEILMDKLDMSSLEALHPRFESARPRCIKERLHSDLQLCWLVDVMEIVDAEDAETLKDEITEMILAGTEYQEALAEGKRRLHEILRAED
- a CDS encoding DUF2104 domain-containing protein — protein: MYLVYTVSFIAGSVIGLLLSYRKYREPFVKEKIDPLALIVALMGWAVLVNAALTPFTPILRTAGFFMVALVAGMRPGYGRYETVTGAAAAFIIWLLAGTPGW
- a CDS encoding energy-converting hydrogenase A, subunit K codes for the protein MEKGLTVLTALVAGGVIIVSLLAAIIQRISVIPVTVLAAIFMVLLLMSGSERFSELSEELERVAFFAVLALFIISFLVLYRPV
- a CDS encoding respiratory chain complex I subunit 1 family protein, whose amino-acid sequence is MNLMGNIIVNVTIAFLVGSLLLGFQRKVMARIQRRPGPPVIQHLLHTLKFYIKESSFPRTAAMPFYVAIAATLCGIWVSAVIVGPVLEGSLLLFFGIYALHKIVEHNAGSSSGSPYGKLSCVRAVFSAAAELPLFAVLAIIYLETRTMIISDIIGYQSIHGPLILKLPLAAMMFFVLILSKAPYSPFSITKGKDIISGYETEHFGVLRGYLMISESIAWYMLLWIFLTVFVGGLSLPLYILGMVIITAVTAFINATTPMLNPNHSVAIQVILAFVGIAGSIILMLVM
- a CDS encoding DUF788 domain-containing protein; translated protein: MNKLKAGSLTALILSGAGIIYALIFNPPAWVVYGVAIFLIPVFILSVGILSMARPEKDEADERVNEPFIGY
- a CDS encoding proton-conducting transporter membrane subunit, giving the protein MDIASLGGELLGQIPFGDIVLYLTPFNLFMFASVLIFTFLIAISRTETQVEAEFGTLGNRRVEVDTAEFRIRRFLAIVCGLATAGAMVTGDLFNFTLFVALIGIVNIGIVSAVRQVDVLDAAFQYGLIAMMASLPLFGGAAMVLGSSGTLSLLELSHIGGNQMIGFAALLLLMGVIGETGVAPFYATKAEMFRTPGSPFILIIHLSSLLVIVRAIEVLLIVAL
- a CDS encoding EhaG family protein yields the protein MMVPEFTVSLFVPAVYTGLIAGFIALLGISFQKNDLSALIITDIVGIAMLVIVAAVGTDLAEALILPGLVVELAEIMAISEILISREMRIRGEVEEIERVPMELEVFRTAPNFLALVLIAYGVFLTGFTGGAVAGAGVLFYAATRKARGLPVAEWNGIAGVSGITWCLWLAGFIIFFTAPQLWLPALFLSGCGILIKVASKMGLIGVLAREEMMEAGGDE
- a CDS encoding DUF2106 family protein — translated: MSLGRILNELANPKRIPRLFAFSLGLVLLVGFLVPLTLNENQLYPRPLPQEQINSKDPLAPYDRGGVPLKEPGNVKSQYPQFEVNLGKITAYLSPIAIAIKGLTHYFGTSIYSSPGGLIDEILYYTRGLDTVLESSILMMAFTIASWVALNFTVRRRKP
- a CDS encoding EhaE family protein, coding for MLETQIWFYAGAALVIIGSIATVGGPGVRDPIVRILNTEIPAVGVSLIFLTYNHTLALLTFIAATTIMTLILLRAVIRLEEMGVEG
- a CDS encoding DUF2108 domain-containing protein: MNPLDLINLTNTGIFVIFTGAAGIILLPRPLDKVIMFSLLQGGFVMVLAAARYLDVATAAALFDPISTVILLMAVMRINDVRVARGEDLV
- a CDS encoding DUF2109 family protein, coding for MLLQITGIIVVLMALRTLLAQDRAERLLYLNAMGFGISAMIALYIGTAFGAILAAVYFVASTITSNAIAHTLDRVGDEILIED